In the Gossypium raimondii isolate GPD5lz chromosome 9, ASM2569854v1, whole genome shotgun sequence genome, one interval contains:
- the LOC105798524 gene encoding membrane steroid-binding protein 1 — protein MGLQLWETLKEEITAYTGLSPATFFTVVALLWAIYYVVTGLFGSSDDHHQRSRAFEEQMEPLPPPVHVGEISEKELKQYDGSDPKKPLLMAIKGQIYDVSQSRMFYGPGGPYALFAGKDASRALAKMSFEEQDLTGDISGLGPFELDALQDWEYKFMSKYVKVGTIKKTVAVTGGDNGNGEALGTTEGHAKPAEDGSSQNAVAGTDAEE, from the exons aTGGGTTTGCAACTATGGGAGACTTTGAAGGAGGAAATAACGGCGTATACGGGTCTATCTCCGGCCACTTTCTTCACGGTTGTTGCTCTGTTGTGGGCCATTTACTATGTGGTAACGGGTCTATTCGGGTCGTCCGATGATCACCATCAACGTTCCAGGGCTTTCGAGGAGCAGATGGAGCCGCTCCCACCTCCGGTTCATGTAGGCGAAATTTCCGAGAAGGAACTTAAACAGTATGATGGGTCGGATCCCAAGAAGCCACTCCTTATGGCCATCAAGGGTCAGATTTATGATGTTTCTCAAAGCAg AATGTTTTATGGACCTGGTGGACCTTATGCATTGTTTGCTGGAAAGGATGCTAGCAGAGCTCTTGCAAAGATGTCTTTTGAAGAACAAGATTTAACCGGGGACATATCGGGTCTTGGTCCATTTGAATTGGATGCTTTGCAAGATTGGGAATATAAGTTTATGAGCAAATATGTAAAGGTTGGAACTATCAAGAAGACAGTTGCAGTAACCGGAGGGGATAATGGAAATGGTGAAGCCTTGGGGACTACTGAGGGCCATGCTAAGCCAGCTGAAGATGGTTCATCACAAAATGCAGTTGCTGGAACTGATGCTGAGGAGTGA